AGTCCTTCGAGATGTCCCCCTTTTTTGCCATTCTTGAATTTTGGTTTTGTATGGTCTTCTTCCCGAGGCTTCTATGTGGTCTCTGGACTCTTTTCTTTCCCAAGCATCACTTCTAGTGGTTGCAGAGAACTGGAAAGTCGGAGTCTGTTGTCTCTTTTATCCTCCTTCTTGTCTAGATTCGTTGACAGAAGTATCCGATGGTAGACCTGTCATGAGCGCCTCTTGCGCTTTCTTTAAGGCGTTGTTTTGTGCTTTGGCCTCCAGACAATCTCGTAGTTCGTGGTCCAATCTGAAGCATTTGGAGCAATGACGTTCTAGTCTTTCGTAGACTAGTTTTACGGTGACTTCTTCATCGTTTGGATATTCAATCACAGAGGACGTAATTAGCGGGAGGAGGCCATTAACTTGAACTCTCATTCGAACCGAAAGGGGAGTTATCTCTGTTTTTTCATAGAGACCAATGTCTTCACCGATGGTTTTGATAAACTCCTCTGACCAGAGATGTATCGGTATACCTTGTACCTTTATCCAGAACGGGATAAGGCAAGGGAAAGATGGTGATATGGTTGGCTCCCATCTTTGCACAATGACCATCCATCTTGAGTAGTGATATGGCCTCTTTTCCAGGACTTGTATCAGGTCTTcctctttttcaaatttgaattgAAAGAGACCGTTTCCCATGTCTGCACCTACTGGTCGGACGTCTGATTTCCAGAGTTCCGTGAAGAAAGCTATTAGTGGCCAGACTCGTTGCGCAGATG
This Brassica napus cultivar Da-Ae chromosome C6, Da-Ae, whole genome shotgun sequence DNA region includes the following protein-coding sequences:
- the LOC106403825 gene encoding uncharacterized protein At4g02000-like; the encoded protein is MSIRISAEEKGKRVCFDSHHAPRTARIKAQLPVDSEILDKHSLTLIGRVTNPSAQRVWPLIAFFTELWKSDVRPVGADMGNGLFQFKFEKEEDLIQVLEKRPYHYSRWMVIVQRWEPTISPSFPCLIPFWIKVQGIPIHLWSEEFIKTIGEDIGLYEKTEITPLSVRMRVQVNGLLPLITSSVIEYPNDEEVTVKLVYERLERHCSKCFRLDHELRDCLEAKAQNNALKKAQEALMTGLPSDTSVNESRQEGG